Part of the Oligoflexia bacterium genome is shown below.
CTATATCTTCAGACATCGGGCGTGGGTAATTTTTTAAATCTTTAGGATCATTAAATTGAGTGGGGTTTACAAAAATACTGACTAAAGTGAGATTATTTTCACCTCTGGATTTTTCTACTAAAGATAAGTGTCCCCCATGAAGTGCTCCCATAGTTGGAACAAATCCTAAAGATTTATTTTTTAAATCTAATTTGCGAAGATTTTGCCACGCTTTAATGTGTTCAATGATTTCCATTACGCATAACTCTCAAGTTCAGTAGGAAATTTTAAATTCTTCACTTCAGTATCGAAGTTATTTAAAGCGTTAGATAAAAGTTCATTTCCTTTGAGGTACTGTTTTAAAAATTTTGGTTTAAATGTATTATTCATGCCCAAAAGATCTTGCAAAACTAAAACTTGCCCATCGACGTTAATTCCAGCGCCAATACCAATGGTGGGTATTGAAAGTGTTTTTGTAATGTGAGTTGCAACTTGAGTAGGGATACATTCCAAAACCACAGAAAAACAACCAAGTTCTTCTAATTTAGAGGCCTGCCGAATAATATCTTGAGCCGCACTGTCATCTTTACCTTGAACTTTGAATCCACCAAATTTGTGAATTGATTGTGGCGTAAGACCTAGATGCCCCATCACAGGTACTCCTGAATCTACTATTTGACGTACGACGTCTTCATGGCCATCAACACCTTCAAGTTTTACAGCATGTGCTCCAGCTTGCATGAGCTTTTCAACACACTCCATTGCAGCGCCCACACCTTTTCGAAATGTCAAAAAGGGCATATCAGCAACGATAAATTTTTTCACAGCCCCTCGGCTCACTGCCGCTGTGTGAAGTGTCATCATTTCGGTGGTTGCTTGAAGCGTTGAGGGGTGGCCATGTACCACCATGGCAAGACTATCGCCCACTAAGATACAATCTATATTTGTTTGAGCAATAATTTGTGCAGACCAATGATCGTAGC
Proteins encoded:
- the panB gene encoding 3-methyl-2-oxobutanoate hydroxymethyltransferase → MTILDFKKMKTENKKISMVTCYDHWSAQIIAQTNIDCILVGDSLAMVVHGHPSTLQATTEMMTLHTAAVSRGAVKKFIVADMPFLTFRKGVGAAMECVEKLMQAGAHAVKLEGVDGHEDVVRQIVDSGVPVMGHLGLTPQSIHKFGGFKVQGKDDSAAQDIIRQASKLEELGCFSVVLECIPTQVATHITKTLSIPTIGIGAGINVDGQVLVLQDLLGMNNTFKPKFLKQYLKGNELLSNALNNFDTEVKNLKFPTELESYA